The Pontibacter sp. SGAir0037 DNA segment TTGCCCTTGATAGCTTTCGCGATAAGCTGCTCATTTTTAAATGGACCATATAAGTCTGCCGTGTCTAAAAAGTTGCCGCCTAATTCGAGGGACCGGTGGATGGTAGCGATGGCTTCTTGCTCGTCTGCCTCCCCGTACATGTTTGCTTCCTCAAAGCCGGTCATACCCATACACCCTAAACCAATACCTGGTACAACCAATCCCTGGCTTCCCAATGCTATTTTCTTTATTTCCATAATGTAGATTTTTATAGGGCAAAGATCGCTAAGGTTATACTACCAGCTGTATGCAAAGCCCTGAACCTTGTATGCAAATCAAGGGACACGTTAAATGTGAGGACGGATGAGATCCAACAACGCCAAAGGTGAGCTGCAGGTGTCAGATGTGGGCTGGTGCGTGGCTAGCCTCACGCACGGCCGCAACCGCTACACTCAAGCTGAAATCAACCTGTTTTCTGGCTGGCAACGGAATTCAATGTGCGAAGTATTAGCCGAGCATAGGGTATACACTGAGTTAGCTAAAGACATATTTTAGTTGATAACCTGCCAAAAGCCTCTTATTGTCCTGACATTTCTTACATCCATAGGAATCTCCTGTATTTCAAGGCTTAGCCCTTTAACACCAATAGTCAACCTGCTTACCTGTGAAAATTCAAAAATTTTGTTCTTGATTATCTTTTACTTCTATATCCACACAGATGAGTTACTTTATTTCAGATTTCAATACTTTAACGCTTACCCATAGTAAGTTTGTGGATTCTGTATCAGATACTTTTGAGCACTATATCAGGAAAAAACTTTCCCGCTGAAATGTTCGTTCTTTTATTCCCTGATTTATAGTTTAGGAGTGCTTAGTTGGGGTAGATGATGTGCTCTTACAGAAAAGCTGAAGAAATTTATAAAGAAGATAGACGAAAGGCACGTAACATTAAGAACAATAGTCAATCAATAGTAGCCTCATCTTCTGCCGATAGCTTATCCATAACATTTTTCAGAAATTTCGATTTGTTCTTTTTTACTTCTTTGAGAAAAGGCGAACCTTCCTCAGCGTTGGATATATATTTTTCTCCCCAAAGAGCTATTTCAATCAAAGCAGGTATTAAGGCAACACCTTTTGGGCTAAGCTTATAAAGCGCTTTTACTTTATTATCTGGATATGGTAATTTGATGATTATTCCATTATTCTCCAATATCTGCAATCTATTAGCTAATATATTCGTTGCAATTTTTTCTGCTGACTTTGTAAAATCTCCGTAAGTACGGGATTCATAAAGCATCAAATCCCGCACAATTAATAGCGACCATCGGTCTCCAAAAATATCCAATGATGAACTGATCGGGCAATCGGAACGCTTTTCACTTAGTTTCATAAAATTTCCTGCTTTGTTACTTGCAAATTGAAAGCAATCATTTAATTTTACACTTGCAATTTGAAAGTATTAATCCTGTTTTTCAGTTGCAAACTGAAAGCAAATTTAATCATTTTATAATAAAAGAAGATGACAGACGATCTAAAAGAATCTCAAGTTAAAATATTAGTAACCGGAGTTACAGGTGTAGTTGGAAAAGGTACAGTGGAACATTTATTAAAAAAGGGAGTTCCCTCAAACCAAATTATCGGACTTTCCCGGAGAAAAGAAGAATTAGCTGCAAAAGGCGTTGAAGTTCGTTTTGGTGATTATTTTGATTATGATTCGTTACTACATGCCTTTGAAGGGGTTGACAAAGTAATGCTTACAAGCACAGTAGCTTTTACAGATCGCTTTACCCAACATTATAATGTAATTACCGCTGCCCGCCAAGCAGGCGTTAAGCACGTAATATATATGGCAATTATGCGTAAAGAAGGTTCGGGACGTATTATTCCTGAAGTAACCGAATCAGACCTTTTTACGGAACAAGTACTTAAATCTTCAGGGCTTGATTATACCATTTTATACCAGCCGCCTTTTATGGACCTTCTATCATTCTACTATGATGCCAATCCTTATGAAAATGGAATAAAAGTTCCGTCAAACAATGGAAAGATGGCACCTGCAACAAGAGATGAATTGGCAGAAGCCCATGCTGTAATACTTTCTACGCCGGGACACGAAAATAAAACTTATTCACTTGGCGGCAACGATTCTGTTTCGTTTTCTGACATGGCAAAAATTCTTGCGGAAGTAAAAGGGCAACCTGTTCCTTTTACCACCATTACAGCAGAAGAATATATTGATGCGATAGTTGCGAAAGGAGTTACTCGTTATGTTGCCGAATTTATTACGAGCTGGGTAGTGGCAATAGAAGAAGGTGAATTCCAATTTCAATCAGGCGATTTAGAGCAGTTATTAGGTAGAAAGACAAAAACTCTCAGAGAGTACATAGAATCAACTTTGGCTTAGAATATTGCCGAGATACAATAACCAAAGAAGCAGAGAATTTATCTTTTCAACCACCTCACTATTATCCTAAGAAGAAGTAACCGATGTTAGAACAGCCTTATTAGGACCCTCTAGAGAAGCCGTTGAGGTTGTTGGTGCAGGTGATGAACTTGCCGCTGTAGCGAACCTTGAAAGCGATGCCATCCACACGATGATGTAGAGCCGCAACAGAGGCTTCTGTTGCCACTATGCGATATCTTCGCTCACGCGGTGGGTGATGGTCCTGCTCTTCCTCCAGCATCTTCTCATTGCCGCGCACATAGAGCTCCTCCTTTTACACTTAAATTTAACGATCAAACCAAGGCTCCACAAGATGTAAAATACCTGTACATCTTTCTGAAGACTACCTAGTTACACCTAAATTCGGGTACCCGAAGCCGTTCCGATTTCGGGTACCCGAATTTGCTCCCTCAAAAAGGAGATAAAATGTAAAATTCAGGTGGGGGTTAAAAGCAAAAAAGCCCTTAAATCGCTGATTTAAGGGCTTTTTATACTAATTGATAAGTTAATCCGCAGAGAGAGCGGGATTCGAACCCGCGATACCCTTTTGAGGTATACACACTTTCCAGGCGTGCTCCTTCAACCACTCGGACACCTCTCTGTATTGCGGTGCAAAGGTAGCAGGATTTTACTATTCAGTGCAAGTAAAAGCAAACATTACCTACAAATAAACTAAATAGAAATTTCCCCGCGCAGGTTACTGCCTAAAAGCTCCTTTGTCTTTTGTTTATCCAGTTTTAGGCCCAGCACAAACATCATCTTGGTAATGGCAGCCTCTGTCGTAATATCAGCACCCCCAATCACCCCCATGTTCAGCAGGTACTTGCTGGTTTCATACCTGCCCTGGTCTACCCGTCCTTCGTCGCACTGCGAAACGTTTAAAATGTAAATACCTCTGTCGATGGCGTCCTGCAACAGGTTCAGCAGCCAGGGCCAGGTAGGGGCATTGCCAGCTCCGAACGTTTCCATCACCACCCCCCGCAGGTCAGGAATATGCAGGATGCTTTTTATAGTTGCGGCCGTTATACCCGGAAACAGCTTAAGAATCGCCACCCGGTCATCTAAATGCTCGTGCACCTTAAAATGCGCCTCTGCATGCGGACGAATAGCATGCCAGGTATAGTCTATTTTAATGCCTGCCTTCGCCAGCACAGGATAGTTCTCCGATTTGAAGGCATTAAAATAGCGGCTTTCCACTTTCTTGCCCCGGTTGCCCCTGATCAGTAAATTATGAAAGTAGATGCACACCTCCGGCACAGCACTTTTACCGTTAATCTTTTTAGCCGCAATTTGCAAAGCTGAAATCAGGTTTTCACGGGCATCGGTCCTTGTTCTGCCGATAGGCACCTGTGCTCCTGTAAAAATAACCGGCTTTTGCAGGTTCTCCAGCATGTAACTCAGTGCCGAGGCGCTATAGGCCATGGTATCGGTACCGTGCAGAATCACAAAGCCATCATACGCAGCATAGTTCTCCTTAATTAATTGCACCAGCATGTACCACTCTTTCAGAGAAACATTCGAAGAATCTATGGGCGGGTCCATGTTAATTACCGAAAGCAGATAACGGAAATTACCGAGCTCCGGCACCTTTTCTACAATCAGGCTGAAATTGAATGGCACCAGGTGCTCCCGGTTTTCATCATAGGCCATCCCGATAGTGCCACCCGTATATATAAGCAAAATAGAAGCTTCTGGATTATCAGGAGCAGCCGTGTCTATGTTTACTTTTTCTATTGTCATTTTCAGAGTTTAAATAGGTTGAGGGAATTACGGGTAGTTACCTCTGCCACTTCCTCTATCGCTCTACCTGTTAGTTCTGCCACACGGCTGGCAACCAGCGGCACGTAAACAGGCTCGTTTCTTTTCCCCCGATAGGGCACAGGCGCCAGGTACGGGCAATCGGTTTCCAGTACCAGGTCTTCCAGTTCCACGTGTGGCAGCACCTTGTCCAGCCCTCCGTTCTTAAAGGTAGCCACGCCGCCAATGCCCATTAAAAATCCTAGTTCCTTTATCTTCTGCGCCTGCTCAAGCGTACCTGTGAAGCAGTGGAAAATTCCGCGTAGGGTACCATCCTGGGCGGCTTTGATAATTTCATAGGTCTCATCAAACGCATCGCGCGTGTGCAGGATAATCGGCAGGTTGTGCTTTTTAGCGAGTTCGGCCTGCACCTTCAGGGCCTCCTGCTGCTGCGGGAAAAAGGTCTTGTCCCAGTACAGATCAATTCCACACTCTCCTACACCGGCAAAAGGGCGTTTGGCCAGCCACTCTTCCACCAGGTACAATTCTTTTTCAAATCCGCTTTTTATATAGGCCGGATGCAATCCCATCATCGGGAAACACTGCTCCGGGTGCTTTTCTTCTGCCTCCAGCATAGCATCGATGGAAGTATGGTCGATGTTCGGCATGTAAATCCTTGCTACTCCATCTTCCAAAGCCCTTGCTATAGCGGCGTCTCTGTCTTCTTTAAATTCTTCAGAATAAATATGGGCGTGCGAATCAACAAATTTCATGTGTCTTTAGATAGCTTTAGCAATGCTACAGTATATTCTGTCAGAACGTGAAGATAAGTCATAAAAATAAGAATAGCCTTACTCCCTCAAACAGACTAAACTTACCTGAATACGAAATCTTAAAGCGCCTATGGTGTGCTGTTCCAGATTTACAAAATTCAAGATTAATACTTACGGCCTTTCCAGCGAATACTGGTCGGGAGAAAGAAAAAAATAATCAGGACAACAGAAGAAATAACCAGGTAAAGCTCAAAAAGGAGGTACAGCCACCAGGGCTGTTGTTGCCGCACACGCTGCAGGCAAACAGCCACAAAAATACTTTGCAACACCACTTTAAAAGCAAATATACCCGCCATAACCCCTACCGAGGTATACGTGAAAAAAGGCAGCAGCACCGGGTAATAAGCCGAATGCAGTACCAGCACCACCACCATATACAGCGGCAGATGCATAGAGCCCCGCATCCAGCGTTTCCGCTGGTGTAATAACTGCAGTATAGTTTCTGCAGGTTCAGAAAGCGCCAGCACACGCCGATCGTAGATGTTGCGCGATTGCCAGCCCTTCTCTATAATTGCTTTAAAAATAGCCACATCTTCTGTAACCGAAAAGGGTATTACTTCAAAGCCACCCACAGCCTCATAAGCTTGACGGCGCAGGAGCATGTTGTTTCCCATAGTGGATACAGGCAGCTTCAGATCGGCTACCATTTGCATCAGCCCCAGGGCATACAACCAATCCATGTTCTGCAGCCTCGCAAACAAGCCGGCACCTTTGGTGGTGGTAATACCTGTTACAACTCCCACATCCTCCTGCATCTCAGACAGCATTACATGCACCCACTGCCGGGGTACCTGGATATCGGCATCTGTGAAAAAGAAATAGTCGGAGCTGGCAAGCTTTGCCAGGTGTGCCAAAACGTTTCCTTTGCCTTTTGCCTGGCCCATTTTTCCGGTAATGGTTATGCATTTGTAGAGAGGCTTGTCCTTTATGAAAGCATCCACAACTGCTTTGGTAGCATCTGTAGAAGCATCGTCGCCTATCAGCACTTCCACTAAACCGGCAGGATAATCCAGGGCTTCGATTGCTTTCAGACAAGCAAGAATATTGTTTTCTTCGTTGCGGGCGGCAATCAGGATACTGACTGGAGGCTTCTCCGAAAGTTTATGATGGTATGGTTTCCTGTTGAAGAGCAGCAACAAGATCAGCAGTATAAAAAGGCTAAAGTAAAGTATAAAATAGATTACCGATACGATCATAAGGTCTCAAATGTATAGCCTGCTGCCGTAAAGTGTTCCAGGAAAAGCGGCAGGGCATACATCATGTTACGCTGTGCCTTCAGGCTGTCGTGAAATACAATAATGCTTCCATTCCGGGTATGCCTGATGGATTTTTGCAGGCATGCTTCAGGCGAAAGCGAAGCATCAAAATCGTAGCTGATCACATCCCACATTACCAGTTCATACTGCTCTTTTAAAGCTGCAGCCTGCGACCGGCTTATTCGTCCGTGCGGGGGCCTGAATAGCTTCTTCCGTGGCCGGGAAAATTTCTGAACCGCCTCCAGCTCTTCCTGGCATAGCTGCACATTGCGGAGGTAGTCGTGCAAAGGTGTTTGCCAGCCCTTCAGGTGATTATAGGTATGATTCGCCAGTACATGCCCTGCGGCCAACACCTGCTCTGCAATAGCCGGATGTTTAGACAGGTTTTCTCCTACACAAAAGAAAGTGGCTTTGGCCTTGTACTTTTCCAACTGTTCCAGTACAAACGGCGTCACTACCGGAATAGGTCCATCATCAAAAGTCAGGTACAGCGTTTTCTCCTTACCGCTCCTGTTCCAGGTATAGTCCGACAATAATTTCTTCACCAGGAAAGGAGACTTGAAAAAACGCATGTTAAATGAGAGTGACAGGTAATTAGGGTGCTGCTGGAAATCCGGCTGCGAGGGAAGGCTGCTACAATAAGCCTGCTCTTCCTCCGGTGCTATTTATTTAAACCTGCACGAAAGCAGGGTGATATCATCTGTAAAGGTTGCTTCCTCGTTGTACAGGTTTATCTCGTTCAGCAACTGCAGGTGCAGCATGCGCGAGCTCAGATACCTGTTGCGCTGC contains these protein-coding regions:
- a CDS encoding SDR family oxidoreductase, with protein sequence MTDDLKESQVKILVTGVTGVVGKGTVEHLLKKGVPSNQIIGLSRRKEELAAKGVEVRFGDYFDYDSLLHAFEGVDKVMLTSTVAFTDRFTQHYNVITAARQAGVKHVIYMAIMRKEGSGRIIPEVTESDLFTEQVLKSSGLDYTILYQPPFMDLLSFYYDANPYENGIKVPSNNGKMAPATRDELAEAHAVILSTPGHENKTYSLGGNDSVSFSDMAKILAEVKGQPVPFTTITAEEYIDAIVAKGVTRYVAEFITSWVVAIEEGEFQFQSGDLEQLLGRKTKTLREYIESTLA
- a CDS encoding glycosyltransferase, with translation MIVSVIYFILYFSLFILLILLLLFNRKPYHHKLSEKPPVSILIAARNEENNILACLKAIEALDYPAGLVEVLIGDDASTDATKAVVDAFIKDKPLYKCITITGKMGQAKGKGNVLAHLAKLASSDYFFFTDADIQVPRQWVHVMLSEMQEDVGVVTGITTTKGAGLFARLQNMDWLYALGLMQMVADLKLPVSTMGNNMLLRRQAYEAVGGFEVIPFSVTEDVAIFKAIIEKGWQSRNIYDRRVLALSEPAETILQLLHQRKRWMRGSMHLPLYMVVVLVLHSAYYPVLLPFFTYTSVGVMAGIFAFKVVLQSIFVAVCLQRVRQQQPWWLYLLFELYLVISSVVLIIFFFLPTSIRWKGRKY
- a CDS encoding helix-turn-helix domain-containing protein — encoded protein: MKLSEKRSDCPISSSLDIFGDRWSLLIVRDLMLYESRTYGDFTKSAEKIATNILANRLQILENNGIIIKLPYPDNKVKALYKLSPKGVALIPALIEIALWGEKYISNAEEGSPFLKEVKKNKSKFLKNVMDKLSAEDEATID
- a CDS encoding asparaginase, yielding MTIEKVNIDTAAPDNPEASILLIYTGGTIGMAYDENREHLVPFNFSLIVEKVPELGNFRYLLSVINMDPPIDSSNVSLKEWYMLVQLIKENYAAYDGFVILHGTDTMAYSASALSYMLENLQKPVIFTGAQVPIGRTRTDARENLISALQIAAKKINGKSAVPEVCIYFHNLLIRGNRGKKVESRYFNAFKSENYPVLAKAGIKIDYTWHAIRPHAEAHFKVHEHLDDRVAILKLFPGITAATIKSILHIPDLRGVVMETFGAGNAPTWPWLLNLLQDAIDRGIYILNVSQCDEGRVDQGRYETSKYLLNMGVIGGADITTEAAITKMMFVLGLKLDKQKTKELLGSNLRGEISI
- a CDS encoding TatD family hydrolase codes for the protein MKFVDSHAHIYSEEFKEDRDAAIARALEDGVARIYMPNIDHTSIDAMLEAEEKHPEQCFPMMGLHPAYIKSGFEKELYLVEEWLAKRPFAGVGECGIDLYWDKTFFPQQQEALKVQAELAKKHNLPIILHTRDAFDETYEIIKAAQDGTLRGIFHCFTGTLEQAQKIKELGFLMGIGGVATFKNGGLDKVLPHVELEDLVLETDCPYLAPVPYRGKRNEPVYVPLVASRVAELTGRAIEEVAEVTTRNSLNLFKL
- a CDS encoding polysaccharide deacetylase family protein, with the protein product MRFFKSPFLVKKLLSDYTWNRSGKEKTLYLTFDDGPIPVVTPFVLEQLEKYKAKATFFCVGENLSKHPAIAEQVLAAGHVLANHTYNHLKGWQTPLHDYLRNVQLCQEELEAVQKFSRPRKKLFRPPHGRISRSQAAALKEQYELVMWDVISYDFDASLSPEACLQKSIRHTRNGSIIVFHDSLKAQRNMMYALPLFLEHFTAAGYTFETL